In one Cronobacter dublinensis subsp. dublinensis LMG 23823 genomic region, the following are encoded:
- the cobO gene encoding cob(I)yrinic acid a,c-diamide adenosyltransferase translates to MSDERYQQRQQRVKEKVEARVAAAQEERGIVIVFTGNGKGKTTAAFGTAARAVGHGKKAAVIQFIKGDWPNGERNLLEPHGVEFQVMATGFTWDTQNRESDTAACQAVWQHGKRMLADASLDLVVLDELTYMVAYDYLALDEVLTALRERPAHQTVIITGRGCHRDILEFADTVSELRPVKHAFDAGIKAQIGIDY, encoded by the coding sequence ATGAGCGATGAACGTTATCAGCAGCGCCAGCAGCGCGTGAAAGAGAAAGTCGAGGCGCGAGTCGCCGCAGCCCAGGAAGAGCGCGGTATTGTTATCGTCTTTACCGGCAACGGCAAAGGCAAAACCACCGCGGCCTTCGGCACCGCGGCGCGCGCGGTCGGCCACGGCAAGAAAGCGGCGGTCATACAATTTATTAAGGGCGACTGGCCGAATGGCGAGCGTAATTTGCTGGAGCCGCACGGCGTGGAGTTTCAGGTGATGGCGACCGGTTTTACCTGGGACACCCAGAACCGCGAAAGCGACACGGCGGCCTGTCAGGCCGTCTGGCAGCACGGCAAGCGGATGCTGGCTGACGCCTCACTCGATCTTGTCGTGCTCGATGAGCTCACTTATATGGTGGCTTATGATTATCTGGCGCTGGACGAGGTGCTGACGGCGCTGCGCGAGCGCCCGGCGCATCAGACGGTGATCATCACCGGGCGCGGCTGTCATCGCGATATTCTGGAATTTGCCGACACGGTCAGTGAACTGCGCCCCGTGAAGCATGCGTTTGACGCGGGTATCAAGGCGCAAATCGGCATTGACTATTAG
- a CDS encoding L-threonylcarbamoyladenylate synthase has protein sequence MSQFFYIHPDNPQPRLIKQAVEIVRKGGVIVYPTDSGYALGCKLEDKGAMERICRIRDLPDGHNFTLMCRDLSELSTYSYVDNVAFRLIKNNTPGNYTFILKGTKEVPRRLLQEKRKTIGLRVPSNPIALALLEALDEPMLSTSLMLPGSDFTESDPDEIKDRLEKQVDLIIHGGYLGQQPTTVVDLTDDAPVVLREGVGDVKPFL, from the coding sequence ATGAGTCAGTTTTTCTATATCCATCCGGATAACCCGCAGCCGCGTCTTATCAAACAGGCGGTGGAGATTGTGCGTAAGGGCGGCGTTATCGTGTATCCGACCGACTCCGGTTACGCGCTCGGCTGTAAGCTTGAAGATAAAGGCGCGATGGAGCGCATTTGTCGCATCCGCGACCTGCCTGACGGCCACAACTTTACACTGATGTGCCGGGATCTCTCGGAGCTGTCGACCTATTCCTATGTCGACAACGTGGCGTTTCGCCTTATCAAGAACAACACGCCGGGCAACTACACGTTTATCCTCAAGGGCACGAAAGAGGTGCCGCGTCGTCTTTTGCAGGAGAAACGTAAAACCATCGGGCTTCGCGTGCCGTCTAACCCGATCGCGCTGGCGCTGCTGGAGGCACTTGACGAGCCGATGCTGTCGACCTCGCTGATGCTGCCAGGGAGCGATTTTACCGAGTCCGATCCGGATGAAATCAAAGACCGTCTGGAGAAGCAGGTTGACCTGATTATTCACGGCGGTTATCTCGGCCAGCAGCCTACCACGGTCGTTGACCTGACGGACGATGCGCCGGTCGTGCTGCGTGAAGGCGTAGGGGACGTTAAGCCTTTCCTGTGA